The sequence CTGCTCGGAGCTATGCTATCCTCCCCGGACAATCCGACAGTGGTGGTCTTTGTGATACCAATGCCATTGCCAGTCTTGCTGATTCAAAATCACCTGACTCTGCCACTGAAGAACCGGAACAGCATATCCGCCAGTGGGCTGAGGAGGATCCCTCTGCAGCTGCCGCCTGGGCCATGCAGCAACCTGATCCCGTCGTGCGTAAGGATGCCTTGAATCAAGTTGCGCTCGCGTGGGCTGAGCGTGATGTGACTAAAGCCATTACGTGGGCTGTCCAGCTTCCCCTAGATGAAACCCAAGTCGATATTCTCATAAATCTGGGTTATGAGGCTGCTCGAAATGATCCTGCCCAAGCATTGGCTCTTGCAGGGGCGCTGTCGCCGAGCCGTAATCGCGATGATCTAGTGGTTCATGCTATAAGTCAGTGGGCCAACACTGATGCGTTAGCCGCGACGGAATGGGCCTGTACGATTCCCGAGTTGGCCCTGCGTGAACGGGTACTGGCATCCATTACAACGGCGGTGGCTGATCAAAATCCGGAAACAGCAGTCACGCTGATCACAGAAACTCTATGGCCCGGGGAATCCCAAAACCAGGCCGTTATTGCCACGGTTCAGCGATGGTCAGAGCAGGATTCCCAAGGGGCTAATACCTGGGTCCAGCAATTTCCTGCTGGTGAATTAAAGGATACGGCACTGCTTAACCTTGTGGCTGTTAGCCTCGACTGAATTCGACACCGGATAGAGCCGTGGCGGTATGGGAATTGTAGGTACGTTCAAAATACTCGAGTTTGTTTTGGCAGTCCTGAGACATGCTTGTAAATTGAACGCCGGCGGTGACTTGGCCATTCACTTTTAGGCGCACAACTTGACAGTGCGCCTGCCAGTCATGCAGTTGAGGGGCATCGATTTGAAGCAGCATCCGGAACGATTCCGCAGGAAGGGAATTTGAGTGGATTTTCACGTTGGAAAGTCCCGCACCACCGAGACTGATGTTGTCCACGGTGACGCTCCCCCACATTTGTTCCTCCGGCGTTGGGACGCGGTACACTCCGATCGTCCCCGCGACATTGAGAGTATGCCGGGGCCACTTTCGCTTATGTTCCACCGCGACGGTTTGGTTGCTACGTTCCCTACGCGTAAGTCTGAGCAAATCATAGAGGCAAGACTCGAGCGTAGTGGAATTCATTTCGGTAAGTGGGAGTTGCGCATCGGCGCCCCAAGTGGCGACTTGTTGGGGAGTGCTGTCCCGCAAACAACATAGCACCGTCAATATGTGGCGAGCATCGATTTCTCGAAGCGAACGAATGATGGCGGGAGAGGTGATATCGGTGGAGGTGTCGTCCAGGATGAGTAAATCCGTTGGTTTCCGGGCACAAATAATCAGCGCTTCTGATCCTCGTGATGCGATATCCATTTTGATGCGTCGATCCGCGATGGCTACGGATTCAACCAGTCCTATCAAATCCTGCGCATCACTGCGGAGGACAAGTTGTCTGGTAGTCAGTGAGCTTGCCTCGACCGGTCGAACATATTCCTTGAGGAAATGATCTATACTTTCAGCAGAGATCAGTCGCTCCCCGGTAATGGGATGAGCTTTACCGAGGAGCGAGCCTTCGTCGAAACGCCGTGATACCGTTGAGCGGGAAATCCCGAGCAATCTTGCCGCTTCACCGGTAGAAAAATATTCGGTATCTTTCATATGCAAATTCTGCAAGCAGCAAATTCTGCAAGCAGCGTATTCATCAAGATTGGTAAAAAATACCCGTGCCACAAGGGCACGGGCTTCACGTACGGCTTACGGTATTTCAGGCAAACTTAGCCTTTAATGCCCCCAGGCCGATGGCCACAAGCCCGAGTAAGACTACTGTGGAGCAATTGTCGGGGACGGTTGTTCCGCCACCGGTGGAAGAAATTCTTGCATAGAAATTGCCCAACTTGGTGCCGCCTTCACATGCATAAATCTGACGGGTCATATTAATCCCATTATCAAGGGAGAAACCCAGTATTTCGAAAGAATAGTTCTGCCCCCCGTAGGTGAAGCCTATTGGGTCAGGGACATCGAGAAATAGTACCGTATCGCCGTTCGGGTTGATTGTATTGTTAATCCCCATCCCGAATTCCAAAACAGGGAGGTCTCCGTAAGCGGGAAGTGGTCCCGTTATGGACACCTTCATGGCCAGATCCACACCCTCTAGGCCTGTGTTTGACCACTGTGTTCCATTATAATAAGTCAGGCTTCCAAGCAGGAAAGGGTTATTGACATACTGGTCACTCGACCAAGATGGCGGCAATGCATCTGAATCGCTCCCTGCTCCATCGAATTGGAGATAACTCGGCTTATCGAAACAATAAGCAGGATCGCCCCAGGTAACTTTGGAGACTCCGCCATGGTCGTTATTGGCAATATTCCAATGTGACCACCCAGATTCGGTATTTGGGTCATTCCACGATCCGATGGCGGTGCCACTGAACGTGATGGCGTATGCGGTTAGATTCAAACCTGCTATCACTGCTAACGTTGGAAACAATATTTTTTTCATCAAGCACCTCACTTTTTCATTTTGCATCATGTAAACACATCGTAACTGCAAAAGATAATTAGCGAGATGTGTGCCAAGCGAGATCATTGCTGCCTGAATTAATGCATAAAGTTATTCAGAATAGTTGTAATATGTTGGAAGGTATTTAGTTGTAGATTAATGAGGAAGGTGTTGCTCTTCAGTTTAGTCGCATGATTTCTTGCCCGTATGAATGGATAATGTAAGAAGTTTTGACAGTTATTACCCACCTCTGCCGTCTTCGCAGGGCGCCCGGTTGCGATTAACTTAAAACCCAGTTCACTCGTAGCCGGAATCTATGAAAAGATTTGGATGCTGCGGAGCACTCGAATTTGAACCAGCGCAAGTTAAATCTGTTGGTTTATTTTACACAATCAGCATGAGTAATATTTTCATTGCACGACATGATGATGTTGTAACGCTTTGATGATGTGAAGCTTCCGATCCAATACTCCGGGTCTCTAATAATCTGGCATAGCCTGTGCTAACTACTGATTCCAAGTAGAGAAATGTGTTAACAATCCGATAGAAAGGAAAATAGTTATGAAATCGATGTTCGGTAAGGTGTTAATGGCCGCCACAGTATCGTCGCTGGTGCTAGGAGGGGGGGCTCAGAGTTATGCCCTTATGTTCGAAAATGGCGGATTTGAAGGTCTTACGAGTATTCCGGGTCCTGCTCAGCCTGCTGACCAGACGTGGTGGGTAAAAGATGGTATGGGCGGACTTGGTACTGACTATGCCTCATGGTCGATTGGCAGTGGATCTGGTATTGGCGGTAGTGATTGTGCCGTGGCAACGCCTGGACTGCTGGCTCAGGGAAATAGCGAGAATTACCGTGTTGGTCTGCGTCAGTACTATCTGGATGTGGATCCGAACACCACATACACAATCGGCTTTGCATATAAGGCCATTGGTCAGGGATTCCAGGGAATTACTGGGAACGGTGGAGCGGCAGCTGAAAGTTGGATGTCGCTCGTGGTACTTGAATCCCCCAATGCAAATGGTGGAGGTTGGACTTGGGGAACGGCAAATAACCCGGGCTTGAATATTGGAGATCAGGCTCTTGATTGGACGTATGCCTCTTATACGTTCACGACCTTGGCTACTACCGAAAGCATTGGCGTGAAGTTTGGCATACTGTTCGGAACTGATGCGGCGGGAAGCTCCACGGATAAGTTCTATCTGGACAATGTGACTCCAAGCACAAGCGTCCCCGATGGCGGCATGACGATGACCTTACTCGGTCTGGGTATGGCTGGGTTAGGCTTGCTGCGTCGCAAGTTGAGCTGATCAGATCAAATCATATCGGGTTGTTAAGAAGGCGGGTACAACGGTGCCCGCCTTTTTTTACTGATGACACGAGGCGGAAGCCTTCATGAATATCCAAAAATCCTTTCGCATTGGTGCGTGTGTGGCTCTTGGCGCCTTGGGTGGGGCTATCGAAGTACACGCGCTCCCTCCGCCATGTTTCGCCAATGTGCGGGATTATGGCTACATGTGGTGGCAAAATGGCATGCTGAACCCTATCTATCATATCAAGACTTCCCGCTACGCGATGTCTTTCAATGTGTCGATTCTGGGCCCAGCAACACTGTTTCCGCTATACTCATCACCCTTGGAATCCGCTGCTTTGACCGAATCAAACGCCGCCAGTTTCCCCGCGTTCCCCCCCGTCACCTTCTCCTGCCAAGTCACAGCTAATGGCCATACCAACCCTGTTTTGGCTGCCAGCAGCGATAATCACGACGCTCAACTTGTGGAGTGTGGTAAATTCTTTCAACGACGTTGGCAAAAGGTGAGCCTCCCTGGCGGGCCCGCTCTGGATCTGCAGAAAAGTGGCCTCGAAGTGGCGGCCTGGCCGGATCGTATCTCCTTTGTTCTACGGCTGGTGCCTTCGAATACAGTCGCCAATGGGCAGGCCGAGATGACTCTCGGGCTGACCAATATTTATTCAACCCTGTTGTCAAATAGCATGGGACGGGCGTTACTGGCGGCAGATGGTTCCGGCTTTGGATTCCTTAAAAGTGCCGGGAGTGCTTCACTCATCGTGAATCCTGACACGGGGCTGGTGACAGTTCGCACTGCTGTTAGTGATTGGATCGCCGGTCAGGAGTACTCCGTTGGGTTCATTATCTACCCTGCAGGCTCCAACGTGGCTGGCGTATTGGCCGATGCCGTGGCGGAAGAAGCTTCGCCATTAACGCTCGCCGCAACCGAGCTTGCTCCCACCGTGACCGGCCTGGTGACCTCCTATGACAGCGATCGCGGTTGGTATGATGTCTCCCTGCGTAATGATGTCGGCACAGGAGATGATGGGCTCGTGCGGACACGCCTTGCCGTAACCAATTTGACGTCCAGCCCCCGCGTCCTGCGGCTCAATTTTGACGGGATTCCCTTCTACATTCCCGGCCTCACCGCCCTGCTTCGCGATGAACACCAATATCCTGTTGGAATACCGGTCCAACTCTCCAAGAATTGGCATACATCCCCTGCAGGTGAACGTTTTCAAGGCTGGTGGTTTCACGGGCTCACGATGTTGACGGTTCCTGCCGGTGCCGCCTTGAACTTTGAACTGGTTATGGTCGGACAGAACTGGGGCGGGCTACCTGCTGCCACACACTCGCAATTATCGGTTATTGGCTATGGCGGAAACCAGCAGTGGGACGAGGCTGCTCTGGGCAACTACGGTGAGGCTCTGACCTACGATGCCGAGCACGTCCTGACTGACAATGATTGCGCCGATTCGCGGCCCATGCTCGTAACCGATGACAACGGGAATCATGGGGCATGGGGTATCAACGTTGGTGGGGCTTCATTCCTCAGATACTTCGATGCTGCAGGCCAGCCGTGTCGGCACAACCGTATGCGAACACGGTATGCGCGATACTGTCCAAACCTGACTGATGTCATATATGCCGGGAAAACTGATGACGACGCCATGGAGTTCAATTTCAGCGCCGGGCTCTACCGCTCGGATGATTATACGCGTGGCCTGCACCATCTCCGTATTGATGTGAAAGCTGACACCTCATTCAGTCGTCTCGTTTTCTTTCAGGAAGCTGCTGACACGTACAACGGGAACAATGGCGCCACACATGCCTTTGGAACATCAACCAATCTGGCTCCGCTTCGACAGTGGGCGGCCACTTTTGGTCAAAACCAGTATATCGGAACGCCCGTGGCGCTCACCGGTCCAATGTCCTGGGTGATGACTATGGATTCGCCACCGGAGGATGGACTTACAGCAGCCAATCGCGGTTTCATCATCCGTTCATGGAAGGCGCGCATCAATGGCACAAACGATATTCCTCCCTATCTTGCCGAGAGGAGCACCGCAGACGGCTCGATTCTTGACCTCGTGCCGCCACCCGGCGTCACAACGTTGAAGGCGGGTGACTATGTGGAGGCTGAGATTGAACGTTTCTACATTCCCCGCTATCCCGCCGGATATTATGGGCCTAATGCTCATTTCCGAGTCGCCCTGACAAACTACGAAAACAATTATCGACTCGCCTTGCGTGAAGCCGCAGGAAATACACTCAGCGTGTCTGCGCAAACCGGTGTGGTGGAGCATTTATATCCCATCCAGATCCGGGCCACCAACAATGTGGCGGCTTTTACCGTCATAGGCGGCATAGGTTATGTTCCGTTCACGTTCACAGGCTTAAGTGATTACCGTGGCCCTATTCTGGAGGAATACCTTGATGGTGTTTGGACAACAGTGAGGCAGGCGGTTCATGGCAATGATTTCTGGCAATGCGACTTCAACGCCGAGTCGGGAACGTGGGAGACCACGTTTTCAGTGAAGCTGGATGGGACAGACTATCAGAGCGTTGAGTTGCTCATGAGTTCTCCCCGGATGCACACCTTCCGCTTCCGTCTCGACCCTGCCGCCATGGAGCCGCAATTACCTTTGCCTGATTTTGAAGGCGCCGTCATCGGGGCCGGCAACCCTGGCTATCCAAATCAAACCTGGTGGATCAATGGCACCAACGGAAATCAATACGCCCAATGGTCTATCAGCATGCATGCCGGTATTCGCGGAACTGCCGCCGCCATGGCGACTCCGGGACCCTATGCGAAGGGCGGGAGTGACAAGTATATTCAGCCTTTACGGATGTACTACTTCTCTGTCTTGCCGGGGACGCAGTACACGGTTGGATTCTGGTATAAGGCCATCGGGCCCGGTTTTACCGGCCATACCGGCCGCTTGGAAGGGGATGGGTTTACGGGTGATAGCGAGATGCAGCTCCAGATACTTGAAGCACCCAATGCCGACTGTACCGGGGGCTGGCAATGGCCTAATGGCCTGAGCATTGGGACGGCTGCTGCTGATTGGACGTATGCCTCCCGTACGTTTACAACCCTGCCCACCACCCATAGCATTGGCCTCAAGTTCGGCATGCTTTTCGGGGACGCAAACCGTACCAATGTAACAGATCGTTTCTATCTGGATAATGTGACAAATCTCGTGGCGGCGTTGGCTCCATTGGGTACACCGGAATGGTGGCTGACGATGCACGGGTTGACCAATGGTAGCTGTGCTCTCGCAGAAATGGATGACAATGATAAGGATGGCCTATCCAATTGGCAGGAATACCTTGCCGATACAAACCCCACCAATGCCAGCTCTGTCCTCAAAATTCTGAGTCTACAAAATGATAAAAGCGGCCTACATGTGAAGTGGCAGGGAGGAGTGGAATCCAGTCAGATATTGGAGTTTACTGATTGCCTGAATCCCAACGGTTCTTCTTGGCAACCACTATTCACCAACAGGCCTCCAACCGGTGTGTCAAACGAGTTTTGTGAGGCCATTGAACCTTGTGGCCGGGGCTTCTTCAGGATCAGAGGAACCTTCCCCTGAATTGTCGGCAATCATTACAATACCGAACATCAATTGTGTCTTGAAAATAATTCATTCTGTAATTCATTCAATTATATCTTCCTTATTTTCAATTGGTTGTGACTATGCGTGGATTTGTTTTCTTCGGGATGATTTCCAGTGGCATGAATTGTGCAATGGAGATATGACGACTTGAAGAGTTGAGAGTTTTGGGGAATTGAAACGATCTGAAAACTGAGAGTAATGGGATGAAACACCGAATTGATGAACTGATGGATATTTCAAACCTCACCGGCGCCGCTCCACGCAGCGCCTCCCGTCAGCATCGGAGGAAATGATCATGAAGAAACAAACGCTCATACTCCTAATCACGATTGT comes from bacterium and encodes:
- a CDS encoding choice-of-anchor K domain-containing protein; this translates as MKKILFPTLAVIAGLNLTAYAITFSGTAIGSWNDPNTESGWSHWNIANNDHGGVSKVTWGDPAYCFDKPSYLQFDGAGSDSDALPPSWSSDQYVNNPFLLGSLTYYNGTQWSNTGLEGVDLAMKVSITGPLPAYGDLPVLEFGMGINNTINPNGDTVLFLDVPDPIGFTYGGQNYSFEILGFSLDNGINMTRQIYACEGGTKLGNFYARISSTGGGTTVPDNCSTVVLLGLVAIGLGALKAKFA